In the Victivallis sp. Marseille-Q1083 genome, one interval contains:
- a CDS encoding YbaK/EbsC family protein: protein MSVEAVRAYLARWGKETQVREFAVSSATVELAAAALQVEPARIAKTLSFRAADGAILVVAAGDAKIDNAKFKAQFGRKAAMLTPEEVLRWTGHAVGGVCPFALPEPAVKVFTDLSLRRFATVFPACGSGNSAIELSCDELYEYAGSSGWVDVCRLRQPKSEENESGK from the coding sequence ATGTCTGTGGAAGCAGTGAGAGCTTACCTGGCGCGCTGGGGCAAGGAAACGCAGGTGCGGGAATTTGCCGTTTCCAGCGCGACGGTGGAGCTGGCGGCAGCCGCCTTACAGGTCGAACCGGCGCGAATCGCCAAAACCCTTTCGTTCCGGGCCGCGGACGGCGCCATCCTGGTGGTCGCTGCCGGTGACGCCAAAATCGACAACGCCAAATTCAAAGCGCAATTCGGCCGGAAAGCGGCGATGCTGACGCCGGAAGAGGTGCTCCGCTGGACCGGACATGCCGTCGGCGGCGTCTGTCCGTTCGCACTGCCGGAGCCGGCGGTGAAAGTTTTTACCGACCTGTCCCTGCGCCGTTTTGCCACGGTGTTTCCCGCCTGCGGCAGCGGCAATTCGGCAATTGAGCTGAGTTGCGACGAATTGTATGAATATGCCGGAAGTTCCGGCTGGGTAGATGTTTGCCGGCTCCGGCAACCGAAGTCCGAAGAAAATGAATCCGGGAAATAA
- a CDS encoding sodium/glutamate symporter, protein MTAVVSFCCLCILLVVGKILRMRFTIFQRLYLPSSVIGGAVGLLIASFGGNRLPPDWHAGWNQIPAFLINIVFAALFLGITTPGFKKIWRVAAPQFCYGQIVAWGQYVVGTLLVILLLKPLFGVNSAFGALIEVGFEGGHGTVAGLSNTFRELNWPEGKDLGFTVATVGMISGVVIGMWLINLAVRFGWVKNIRSFADQSPAERRGLHPADAQPSAGKQTVSADSIDSLALHTAIIGLAVTIGFVIKELLALLNHISPPAIQDLKFLESFPLFPLCMIGGLLLQKMFTVCKIDYLIDHGLMQRLAGTALDFLVVAAVASIQLEFVAAYWQPLAILSAAGIAWNVFGILYLAPRILPDAWFERGIAEFGQSTGVTATGLLLLRTVDPESKTVAAEAFGYKQLLHEPIMGGGIWTSLAVPLLICHGSTLVLTISAAAVGGWLLFWKLYLSRTGNT, encoded by the coding sequence ATGACAGCGGTTGTGTCCTTTTGCTGCTTGTGTATTTTGCTGGTCGTCGGCAAAATTCTGCGGATGCGTTTTACCATCTTTCAACGCCTGTACCTGCCGTCATCGGTCATCGGCGGCGCGGTCGGCCTGTTGATCGCCTCTTTCGGCGGGAACCGTCTGCCGCCGGACTGGCACGCCGGCTGGAATCAAATTCCGGCCTTTCTGATCAATATCGTTTTCGCCGCGCTGTTCCTCGGCATCACGACGCCCGGTTTCAAAAAAATCTGGCGGGTGGCGGCGCCGCAATTCTGTTACGGCCAGATCGTCGCCTGGGGGCAATATGTGGTCGGCACCCTGCTGGTCATTCTGCTGCTGAAGCCGCTGTTCGGTGTCAATTCCGCGTTCGGCGCCCTGATCGAAGTCGGCTTCGAAGGCGGCCACGGCACGGTCGCCGGCTTGAGCAATACGTTTCGGGAACTGAACTGGCCGGAAGGCAAGGATCTCGGCTTCACGGTAGCGACGGTCGGCATGATCAGCGGCGTCGTCATCGGCATGTGGCTGATCAACCTGGCGGTCCGGTTCGGCTGGGTGAAGAACATCCGTTCCTTTGCCGACCAGTCGCCGGCGGAACGCCGCGGCCTCCATCCGGCCGATGCTCAGCCGTCGGCCGGCAAACAGACCGTCTCGGCCGATTCCATCGACTCGCTGGCGCTGCATACGGCCATCATCGGCCTGGCGGTAACCATCGGTTTCGTCATCAAAGAACTGCTGGCGCTGCTCAACCATATTTCGCCGCCGGCAATCCAGGACTTGAAATTCCTGGAAAGTTTCCCGCTGTTCCCGCTGTGCATGATCGGCGGGCTGCTGCTGCAAAAGATGTTCACGGTCTGCAAAATCGATTACCTGATCGACCACGGGCTGATGCAACGGCTGGCCGGCACCGCCCTGGACTTCCTGGTCGTCGCCGCAGTCGCCTCCATTCAACTGGAATTCGTCGCGGCCTACTGGCAGCCGCTGGCCATCCTGTCGGCGGCCGGAATCGCCTGGAACGTCTTCGGCATCCTGTACCTGGCCCCCCGGATCCTGCCGGATGCCTGGTTCGAGCGCGGCATCGCCGAATTCGGCCAGTCGACCGGCGTCACCGCGACCGGATTACTGCTGCTGCGGACGGTGGACCCGGAATCGAAAACCGTTGCCGCCGAAGCGTTCGGCTATAAGCAATTGCTGCATGAGCCGATCATGGGCGGCGGCATCTGGACCTCGCTGGCGGTACCGCTGTTGATCTGTCACGGCAGCACGCTGGTGCTGACGATCAGCGCGGCGGCGGTTGGCGGCTGGCTGCTGTTCTGGAAACTCTATTTGAGCCGGACCGGCAACACCTGA
- a CDS encoding GyrI-like domain-containing protein, with translation MDGIRIVEIPAMKMAVSGPGTWDDGVLRKFAGWLSQLPQTLTPQDFLWFDNGAGKFVWGYLLVDPALEPAGFEVVDFAGGLFAVTVCKDADEVELQRAARRLEAWIERSACFELDERPGRNSMGQVITPPAVFEAMGYRQMDLYFPIRMAAAK, from the coding sequence ATGGACGGTATCCGGATTGTTGAAATTCCGGCGATGAAAATGGCGGTCTCCGGACCCGGCACCTGGGACGACGGTGTGTTGCGAAAATTCGCCGGTTGGCTCTCGCAGTTGCCGCAGACGTTGACGCCGCAGGATTTTCTCTGGTTTGACAACGGTGCCGGTAAATTTGTCTGGGGTTACCTGCTGGTTGATCCGGCTCTTGAGCCGGCCGGTTTTGAAGTCGTCGATTTTGCCGGCGGCCTGTTTGCGGTGACCGTCTGCAAAGATGCCGATGAGGTCGAATTGCAGCGGGCGGCCCGCCGCCTCGAGGCTTGGATCGAAAGAAGTGCCTGTTTCGAGCTGGACGAACGGCCGGGCCGGAACAGCATGGGGCAGGTCATCACGCCGCCGGCCGTTTTCGAGGCGATGGGATATCGGCAGATGGACCTCTACTTTCCAATCCGGATGGCAGCGGCCAAATGA
- a CDS encoding N-acetyltransferase, producing MNVRGLSFRALKAMDCAVAAAAFAAQGWHKPLEQYQNYLREQQEGALQVIVAWCEAEFAGYLVLRRRARYAPFAAAGIPEIGDLNVLIKFRCRGIGAALLQQAEDLARAWRCAEIGLGVGLWKDYGSAQRLYVRLGYRPDGRGLHWRDRQIGYGETVVADDDLVLYLTKPLEPVRPGEPRR from the coding sequence ATGAACGTCCGAGGGCTCTCTTTCCGGGCGTTGAAAGCGATGGATTGTGCCGTTGCCGCCGCCGCTTTTGCCGCTCAAGGGTGGCATAAGCCGCTGGAGCAGTATCAAAATTATCTCCGGGAGCAGCAGGAGGGAGCATTGCAGGTCATCGTCGCCTGGTGCGAGGCGGAATTTGCCGGTTATCTGGTGTTGCGCCGCCGGGCGCGTTATGCGCCGTTTGCCGCTGCCGGCATCCCGGAAATCGGTGATTTGAACGTGTTGATCAAGTTCCGCTGCCGCGGTATCGGCGCGGCGTTGCTGCAGCAGGCGGAGGATTTGGCGCGGGCGTGGCGATGCGCCGAGATCGGCCTGGGAGTCGGGCTCTGGAAGGATTACGGCAGCGCACAGCGGCTTTACGTCCGGCTCGGCTACCGCCCGGACGGCCGCGGACTGCATTGGCGCGACCGGCAGATCGGCTATGGCGAAACGGTAGTTGCCGACGACGACCTGGTGCTCTATCTGACCAAACCGCTGGAACCCGTCCGGCCGGGCGAACCGCGCCGGTGA
- a CDS encoding hemolysin III family protein — MSGQLDDRRHGFYTPQEELANTLTHGAGVLLGIAGLAILLRAAWPLGAGYVAGYAVYGGCLVAMYLASTFYHAVWGERLKQFCRRLDHCAIYLLIAGTYTPVMTVAIGGTLGGWLLGIVWLLAAAGIAFKCCAMQRFNRLSLVLYLTMGWLGIIAVKSLIAGMPPLALGLLVAGGVVYTLGVAFYVQDRPYCHAIWHLFVLGGSILQFFAVLNLA, encoded by the coding sequence ATGTCCGGGCAACTCGATGACCGCCGCCACGGTTTTTACACACCGCAGGAAGAATTGGCCAATACGTTGACGCACGGCGCCGGCGTGCTGCTCGGCATCGCCGGTTTGGCGATCCTGCTGCGGGCGGCGTGGCCGCTGGGCGCCGGGTATGTTGCCGGGTATGCCGTTTACGGCGGTTGTCTGGTGGCGATGTATCTGGCCAGCACCTTCTATCACGCCGTCTGGGGAGAACGGCTCAAACAATTCTGCCGCCGCCTTGATCATTGCGCCATCTATCTGTTGATTGCCGGGACCTACACGCCGGTGATGACGGTGGCGATCGGCGGCACGCTGGGCGGTTGGCTGCTCGGTATCGTCTGGTTGCTGGCCGCTGCCGGAATCGCTTTCAAGTGCTGTGCGATGCAGCGGTTCAACCGCCTTTCGCTGGTGCTTTATCTGACGATGGGCTGGTTGGGGATCATCGCCGTCAAGTCGCTGATCGCCGGCATGCCGCCGCTGGCGCTGGGCTTGCTGGTTGCCGGCGGAGTCGTCTATACGCTCGGTGTGGCGTTTTATGTCCAGGATCGTCCCTATTGCCACGCGATCTGGCATCTGTTCGTCCTCGGCGGCAGCATCCTGCAATTTTTCGCCGTACTCAATCTGGCCTGA
- a CDS encoding AraC family transcriptional regulator, with amino-acid sequence MAKDDHALLSGVLDELLQFEFTKIYFAERSRSPAELNFYSERQPYYRFTLPLAGRFYQRIAIDGVYREVCLYPGEAVVFHPFCTNYYTPDYFAAIRRSLAVVLRPGYLRLAYSRPYVDEIRPRVDFHLYDSLRSSTINAVIALGALTNRPEDRDCALALIKPTLRLIARDLAASRGERNGKALNTWHEVADYTLEHCLDDLTREEVARRFQLSDGYVSKLFRRHAGDTFCNYLTRLRLEKAAELLRDSALTVGEIAADCGFHSSSYFIRQFRHCYSVSPGEYRFSHHLNRRRA; translated from the coding sequence ATGGCGAAGGATGATCATGCATTATTGTCGGGGGTGCTCGATGAACTTCTGCAGTTTGAGTTCACGAAAATCTATTTCGCGGAGCGCAGCCGATCGCCGGCGGAACTGAATTTTTACAGCGAGCGTCAGCCCTATTACCGCTTTACGCTGCCGTTGGCCGGCCGGTTTTATCAGCGGATTGCCATCGACGGCGTTTACCGGGAGGTCTGCCTGTATCCCGGTGAAGCGGTCGTGTTCCATCCGTTCTGCACCAACTATTATACGCCGGATTATTTTGCCGCCATCCGGCGCAGTCTGGCGGTGGTTCTGCGGCCCGGCTACCTGCGGCTGGCCTATTCCCGGCCCTATGTCGATGAAATCCGGCCGCGGGTGGATTTTCACCTTTACGACTCCTTGCGCTCTTCGACGATCAACGCCGTCATCGCGCTGGGCGCTCTGACCAACCGGCCCGAGGATCGCGATTGCGCGCTGGCGCTGATCAAACCGACCTTGCGGCTGATCGCCCGGGATCTGGCCGCTTCCAGGGGCGAACGCAACGGCAAAGCGTTGAATACCTGGCATGAGGTGGCCGACTATACGCTGGAACATTGTCTGGACGACCTGACCCGGGAGGAGGTCGCCCGCCGTTTTCAACTCTCCGACGGCTACGTTTCCAAGCTGTTCCGCCGCCATGCCGGCGACACCTTTTGCAACTATCTGACCCGGCTCCGGCTGGAAAAGGCCGCCGAATTGCTGCGGGACAGCGCGTTGACCGTCGGGGAAATCGCGGCGGACTGCGGTTTCCACTCATCGAGTTATTTCATCCGGCAGTTCCGCCACTGCTATTCGGTATCGCCGGGCGAATACCGCTTCAGCCACCACCTGAACCGCCGCCGGGCATAA
- a CDS encoding IS4 family transposase, whose protein sequence is MHYSSIFQQLFNFIPRHRFEKSVENLSGDRYCKHFTAWRQFLTCLYAQITGKDSLREIENGLLANHDRLYHLGMEVVPKSTLSEAMNRRDPEIFKALFEEILDRALKCAPSHKFRFHNPLYAIDSTTIDLCLNLYDWAHYRKNKGAIKLHTELDLSGNLPCFVMLSNGKIADIRAARENIIIVPDSIYTFDKGYYDLNWFQHIADSEAYFVTRLKDNAKIEFLGQHREANEKRGVLRDEAVWFTGYQSARKYPGELRLIEFLDESTGKTYRFITNNFKLAAASIAGIYKQRWQIEIFFKWIKQNLKIKSFLGTSENAVMTQIYVALIHYLLVAYIKFLHGFKLSLSELTNRIRETLMQNLSLLEVLALNRKTITKPPDWNAPEQLELFNEFLC, encoded by the coding sequence ATGCATTACAGTAGCATCTTTCAGCAGCTTTTCAATTTCATACCGAGACATCGTTTTGAGAAATCCGTAGAAAACTTATCCGGCGACCGCTATTGCAAACATTTTACCGCATGGCGGCAGTTTTTGACGTGCCTTTACGCGCAAATTACGGGCAAAGACTCCTTGCGAGAAATTGAAAACGGTCTTCTTGCAAACCATGATCGGCTGTATCACCTCGGCATGGAGGTTGTTCCAAAATCGACCTTGTCCGAAGCGATGAATCGACGTGATCCGGAGATATTCAAGGCGTTGTTTGAGGAAATTCTTGACCGGGCTTTGAAATGTGCGCCCTCGCACAAGTTCCGATTCCACAATCCGCTGTACGCGATTGACAGCACGACGATTGATCTGTGCCTAAATCTTTACGATTGGGCGCATTATCGTAAAAACAAGGGTGCTATCAAACTTCATACCGAGCTTGATCTATCCGGAAATCTGCCCTGCTTTGTGATGCTGAGCAACGGGAAAATAGCAGATATTCGAGCGGCACGAGAGAACATTATCATCGTTCCGGACAGCATCTACACCTTTGACAAAGGATACTATGATCTGAACTGGTTTCAACACATTGCGGACAGCGAGGCTTATTTTGTCACGAGACTGAAAGACAATGCAAAAATTGAGTTTCTCGGACAGCATCGGGAGGCAAATGAAAAACGTGGGGTTTTGCGGGATGAAGCCGTGTGGTTTACCGGATATCAATCAGCAAGAAAATATCCCGGAGAACTGAGGCTGATTGAGTTCCTGGATGAATCGACCGGAAAAACATACCGCTTCATTACCAACAACTTCAAACTGGCGGCAGCGAGCATTGCCGGAATTTATAAACAGCGTTGGCAGATCGAAATCTTCTTCAAATGGATCAAGCAAAATCTCAAAATCAAGAGCTTTCTTGGAACCAGTGAAAACGCCGTCATGACGCAAATCTATGTCGCGCTTATCCATTATCTTTTGGTCGCATACATCAAATTCCTGCATGGATTCAAGCTCAGCCTCTCGGAATTAACGAACCGAATCCGCGAGACGCTTATGCAGAATCTTTCCCTGCTCGAAGTCCTCGCTCTGAACCGCAAAACCATTACGAAGCCGCCGGATTGGAATGCTCCCGAACAACTCGAACTTTTCAACGAGTTTCTATGCTGA
- a CDS encoding IS630 family transposase, whose protein sequence is METQDARKLDKVALEERRKQAVRLYQSGKCNNCTEIGKIVGAHRNTVGKWISKWKKSGLSALKVKKCGRPVGFGRRLLPHEESKIRKDLVDHCPDQLKLPFALWTRQAVRLHIKISFGIEIPVRTMGEYLKRWGFTPQKPVKKAYQRNEAHVQKWLIEEYPRIKKLAKSEDADIFWGDETGIRNDEAKGRSYAPKGNPPVQAVNPVREKVNMISAITNQGKTHFMFYSETMTAQLLIQFMERLIRQNERKVYLILDNLRVHHSKTLTGFLQENAAFIKLFFLPSYSPDLNPDEYLNRDLKSNLSNKPLGRAKGKITEHAKQHMEMIAEQPERIKKLFHSKTVLYAS, encoded by the coding sequence ATGGAAACTCAAGATGCCCGAAAACTCGATAAGGTCGCTCTTGAAGAGCGGCGCAAGCAGGCCGTGAGATTGTATCAAAGCGGCAAATGTAATAATTGTACAGAAATCGGAAAAATCGTCGGAGCGCACCGCAACACGGTGGGCAAGTGGATAAGCAAGTGGAAAAAAAGCGGCTTGTCTGCTTTGAAAGTAAAGAAATGCGGTCGTCCAGTCGGCTTTGGACGCCGTCTGCTTCCGCATGAAGAGAGTAAGATACGGAAAGATTTGGTCGACCATTGTCCGGATCAGTTAAAATTGCCATTTGCGCTCTGGACTCGTCAGGCGGTACGGTTGCACATCAAGATTTCGTTTGGAATCGAAATACCAGTCCGAACCATGGGGGAGTACTTGAAACGCTGGGGATTTACGCCGCAAAAACCAGTTAAGAAAGCTTATCAGCGCAATGAGGCGCACGTTCAAAAATGGCTGATTGAGGAGTATCCCCGGATCAAAAAGCTGGCAAAATCAGAAGACGCGGATATCTTTTGGGGGGATGAAACAGGAATTCGCAATGACGAGGCTAAGGGCCGCAGTTATGCGCCGAAAGGCAACCCCCCGGTGCAAGCAGTCAATCCGGTACGCGAAAAAGTTAATATGATCAGCGCGATTACCAACCAGGGGAAAACTCATTTCATGTTTTACAGCGAAACGATGACGGCTCAACTCCTGATCCAATTCATGGAACGTCTGATTCGTCAAAATGAGCGGAAAGTGTATTTGATTCTGGATAACCTGCGGGTTCACCACAGCAAAACGTTGACTGGTTTTCTGCAGGAAAACGCGGCTTTCATCAAGTTATTTTTCTTGCCGAGCTACAGTCCCGACCTGAACCCGGATGAATATCTCAACCGCGACTTGAAATCAAATCTGAGCAACAAGCCCTTGGGGCGCGCCAAAGGAAAAATAACCGAACATGCCAAGCAACATATGGAAATGATAGCTGAACAGCCGGAACGAATCAAGAAATTATTCCATTCCAAGACTGTTTTATATGCAAGTTAG
- a CDS encoding Ig-like domain-containing protein, with product MEIKKLNQDSFAAYVPGLPYEFDPAQNSVIAINSDDVFCMYDSNGRRQMVIRREDRQYTLPIWPLLSAPNEAEAKNRAIASLQEFVSPDDDTGAMADYLDQFATSEILGRSGEQFDLQMKLVINDRLVELVKLCLANERRLVSRHRPVLEVAATSPLNGATGVDPATAAITVTFNQPMRRSYSFCRTGDDFPETPETPSYNADCTTITLPVKLEPNKTYNLYLNRGQYLGFVSAGGKVLNEYHYTFTTGDRQ from the coding sequence ATGGAAATCAAAAAGCTGAATCAAGATAGCTTTGCGGCATATGTACCCGGATTGCCATATGAATTCGATCCCGCTCAGAATTCCGTTATTGCCATAAACTCCGATGACGTTTTCTGTATGTACGATTCGAATGGGCGGCGCCAGATGGTGATCCGGCGAGAAGATCGCCAATATACCCTTCCGATCTGGCCTTTGTTATCTGCCCCGAATGAAGCCGAAGCCAAAAATAGGGCCATCGCGTCCTTACAGGAATTTGTTTCCCCCGATGATGATACCGGGGCGATGGCGGATTACCTGGATCAATTTGCGACCAGTGAGATACTCGGCCGCTCCGGCGAACAGTTCGATCTGCAGATGAAGCTGGTGATCAACGACCGTCTGGTTGAATTGGTCAAACTTTGCCTGGCCAATGAGCGGCGGCTCGTTTCCCGGCACCGCCCAGTTCTGGAAGTGGCAGCCACTTCCCCGCTCAACGGAGCAACCGGCGTCGACCCGGCCACTGCCGCGATTACAGTCACCTTCAACCAGCCGATGAGGCGCTCCTATTCGTTCTGCCGGACCGGCGATGATTTCCCCGAAACACCGGAAACCCCGTCCTACAATGCCGATTGCACCACCATCACCCTGCCGGTAAAATTGGAGCCGAACAAGACCTATAACCTTTATTTGAACCGCGGACAATATCTTGGATTTGTTTCGGCCGGCGGCAAAGTTCTCAACGAGTACCACTATACCTTCACGACAGGCGACAGGCAATAA
- a CDS encoding DUF4091 domain-containing protein produces MRFRLPVYAAALALFAAMPAPAGTVFVDNAMNKIGRDAPVGGAFKPVQLEAMRNEHELFQIVFHADEEPIDDASVTIGELESPDGNRIPAEAITLRRAHYIHLAQYVPEPVWLPDALLPYHGEKLIVPPHQNQAIYVDIHVPADTPPGDYLGSIQVTIDGQLKTTTLTIQVRNLLLDDTPTFQSAFAIWNDDQLLAPYPDIRPGSPEARALYEKLYWFMTDYRLPPDDLPVQLNSQEADRFLNHPKVNSFRIPYNPDDPEGFQDVCNLLREKGLLERGYVYTIDEPTPDQYQFCADYAKRIHELAPDVRFLLTVDKGYNDTLKNSIDIWCPILAGYDYDYFTERRKDGNNVWWYTCVWPQKPYPTYLINDDGVSPRILEWMQAKYNVEGNLYWSVNIWRKYNAEKQAYEARDIWNDPAAFPNANGDGYLLYPAEDPTAEPIPTLRLELIRQGNEDFDMLSMLKQATRRAIQAVGIEDYTPEMRVYELVNRIADSMTSYTKDPEALEQLRRDVLDELETLAAGPAAVITASVPEGIVVQDREISWSVYPEAGSTVTVTVEDEGGAETLAPENAEARPLQFRYRPKRRAELAITVEKDGRSADFRRRYRVNPNQDTVLPVLSWAKPEEQLKKFRLDHVKLFPIAGSAMQGFEFLPDIDYAFVRFDIPEDTSPYQWILINLANPGDGTAVGGLNFYGPNGPKYGQNLMVKPHGKASLAFPFNPPGAKPEDAYNELGIWMHQSAVHRKLEVESVSLHTQQPKADNTR; encoded by the coding sequence ATGAGATTTCGTCTGCCTGTCTACGCGGCGGCCCTGGCCCTGTTCGCCGCGATGCCGGCTCCGGCCGGAACGGTTTTCGTCGACAATGCCATGAACAAAATCGGCCGGGACGCTCCGGTTGGCGGCGCCTTCAAACCGGTGCAGCTGGAGGCGATGCGCAATGAACACGAATTGTTCCAAATCGTCTTTCATGCCGACGAAGAGCCGATCGACGACGCGTCGGTCACCATCGGCGAGCTGGAATCGCCGGACGGCAACCGTATTCCGGCCGAGGCGATCACCCTGCGCCGGGCGCATTACATTCATCTGGCCCAATACGTGCCGGAGCCGGTCTGGCTGCCGGACGCGCTGTTGCCCTACCACGGCGAAAAACTGATCGTGCCGCCGCACCAGAACCAGGCCATTTACGTCGACATTCACGTCCCGGCCGATACGCCGCCCGGCGATTATCTCGGTTCGATCCAAGTGACCATCGACGGACAGTTGAAAACCACGACGTTGACAATTCAGGTCCGCAATCTGCTGCTCGACGACACGCCGACCTTCCAATCGGCCTTCGCCATCTGGAACGACGATCAACTGCTGGCCCCCTATCCGGACATCCGGCCCGGTTCGCCGGAAGCCCGGGCGCTCTATGAAAAACTCTACTGGTTCATGACCGACTACCGGCTGCCGCCGGACGACCTGCCGGTGCAGTTGAATTCCCAGGAAGCGGACCGCTTCCTGAATCACCCGAAAGTCAACAGCTTCCGGATTCCCTACAATCCGGACGACCCGGAAGGTTTTCAGGACGTCTGCAATCTCCTGCGGGAAAAAGGCCTGCTCGAACGCGGTTACGTCTACACCATCGACGAACCGACGCCGGATCAATACCAGTTCTGCGCCGATTACGCCAAGCGGATTCACGAACTGGCGCCGGATGTCCGCTTCCTGCTGACCGTCGACAAAGGCTACAACGACACGCTGAAGAACAGCATCGACATCTGGTGCCCGATCCTGGCCGGGTACGATTACGACTATTTCACCGAACGGCGGAAGGACGGCAACAACGTCTGGTGGTACACCTGCGTCTGGCCGCAGAAACCCTATCCGACCTATCTGATCAACGACGACGGCGTCAGCCCGCGGATTCTGGAATGGATGCAGGCCAAATACAACGTCGAGGGCAACCTCTACTGGAGCGTCAATATCTGGCGCAAATACAATGCCGAAAAACAGGCGTATGAAGCGCGCGATATCTGGAACGATCCGGCCGCCTTCCCCAACGCCAACGGCGACGGTTATCTGTTGTACCCGGCCGAAGATCCGACGGCGGAACCGATTCCGACCTTGCGGCTCGAACTGATCCGGCAGGGCAACGAGGATTTCGACATGCTTTCCATGCTCAAGCAAGCGACGCGCCGGGCGATTCAAGCGGTCGGAATTGAGGATTACACCCCGGAAATGCGGGTTTATGAACTGGTTAACCGGATTGCCGATTCGATGACTTCCTACACCAAAGATCCGGAGGCGCTGGAGCAGCTCCGCCGCGATGTGCTGGATGAACTCGAAACGTTGGCGGCCGGCCCGGCGGCAGTGATCACCGCCTCGGTGCCGGAAGGCATTGTCGTCCAGGACCGGGAAATCTCCTGGTCGGTTTATCCGGAAGCGGGCAGCACGGTCACCGTCACCGTCGAGGATGAAGGCGGCGCGGAAACGCTTGCGCCGGAAAATGCCGAAGCGCGGCCGCTGCAATTCCGCTACCGGCCGAAACGCCGGGCCGAACTTGCCATCACAGTTGAAAAGGACGGCCGCAGCGCCGATTTTCGTCGCCGTTACCGGGTCAATCCGAATCAGGATACCGTGCTGCCGGTACTCTCCTGGGCCAAACCGGAAGAACAGCTCAAAAAATTCCGGCTCGACCATGTCAAGCTCTTTCCGATCGCCGGCAGCGCCATGCAGGGCTTCGAATTTCTGCCGGATATCGATTACGCCTTTGTACGCTTCGACATTCCGGAAGATACTTCCCCATATCAATGGATTCTGATCAACCTGGCCAATCCGGGCGACGGCACCGCGGTCGGCGGGTTGAACTTCTACGGGCCGAACGGGCCGAAATACGGCCAGAACCTGATGGTCAAACCGCACGGCAAAGCCAGCCTGGCCTTCCCGTTCAACCCGCCGGGCGCCAAACCGGAAGACGCCTACAATGAACTGGGCATCTGGATGCACCAATCCGCCGTCCACCGCAAACTGGAAGTGGAAAGCGTTTCGCTGCATACACAGCAGCCCAAAGCGGACAACACCCGCTGA